In Trichoderma breve strain T069 chromosome 4, whole genome shotgun sequence, the following proteins share a genomic window:
- a CDS encoding ankyrin repeats (3 copies) domain-containing protein → MSAKNTEEVIEASSSHNWRYRAKIKLKALLPGQSSRNEAVTESSSNTSSTLPSSSTVAPDAETVSQTLSNPSVPVLGSTGNLKDSTLQDEVADTIESPNIWLKAYKAATPDTRKWINSLPELTISQDANDQSWVADIVEVVQALEKKHQDSALRITVGQKEIALRDYVTPTVKWLTLIGDISTQFAPAPSGIVWSAIKVLLQVPVAGMGETAAILASTARVLSILRRGKVYEIVFTKDNTAPELLQNLVDGLVALYAKSLDLLAYTARHLKNQYRQILEWISNPGQATSLIIELTQCETALDRAVECCEVARGANADEAHTELLLNLHHSVDQIDNRMRRLFDELEIREMLEALDYFSDVKFGEQHQKKVESRTPGTGTWLLAHPKFKTWDEADESSILWLQGTVGVGKSFLASTVIDQFLSNGAVSHSSNRKNNQGFAYFYCERGSSNLSEPISVLRSYVRQLSIVPCYPKCMQKELVELYRESRKQGAKLSTNVCKDQIFASANLYPRTTLVLDGLDECNASERGALIKTLAELIQHAKNPVKLFISSRREQDIAKQLELSPIIEINAHDNKEDIRKFVDERIERIEETGKWISVSQDLKNKIKDTICAKSDGMFRWTFLQMDQLSKLRQAKQLEERLGKLPKTLNAAYQEVFELIEEDGGGEILERAVKWVMCAEDPLTTDEILDAVRLSPSGDGATLCVDPIIAEETLLDICGHLIVKDSRSKRWKFPHSSVIEYIEEVHQWSLQQAHSFVARICLLYLIDDDSVQKMKNRKTAGFFPRANGVQYYMETSWFIHVLAVEKLELHEFEVSKLLKIFLEIDKSSQKSSQHYQYWVDFFLVWSRREGLRLPNRRYQKFLPIENFYPAKDRIFGICIFGFYHLLQDYWKSGIDVLPVNRRGMDLLSIAAYYGHLKICEKLIELGLDVNRQFNGHPDDSSALTVVVEKGSVDMVRYLISQGADPNLPLNGPSALCASISRRYGNNSKCTELLLDAKADPNHGCGPQCKFTYPLETAAYKDNIETAKLLLRKGANVNLESEIGDYGTALVAAAQQGNGEICQLLMEHGADVNAPLKAGKYGSALAAAASEGYHKICQLLIDHGADINAPLYGDYQSALAAARDGGKIARPVCKLLISLGAKDNVYWHQLRYIVQNPNRPSAQDAALERFTYDGLPIGEDLSPNRSSDSTIDSLDLFKVRDKF, encoded by the exons ATGAGCGCTAAAAATACAGAAGAGGTGATAGAGGCGAGTTCCTCGCACAATTGGCGATATCGTGCCAAAATCAAGCTCAAAGCACTTCTCCCTGGGCAATCGTCAAGAAATGAAGCCGTGACAGAATCATCCAGCAACACATCGTCAACTTtgcccagctcctcaacGGTCGCTCCAGATGCAGAAACTGTTAGTCAGACTTTGTCTAATCCTTCTGTGCCAGTTTTGGGGTCAACCGGCAATCTCAAAGACTCCACATTACAAGATGAAGTTGCAGATACCATTGAGAGTCCTAACATATGGCTGAAAGCCTATAAAGCTGCCACGCCCGACACAAGGAAATGGATCAACAGTTTACCAGAATTGACTATTTCACAAGATGCCAACGACCAATCATGGGTAGCAGATATTGTCGAAGTTGTACAGGCGctagaaaagaagcatcaagACAGCGCTCTGCGGATAACGGTAGGGCAAAAGGAGATTGCTCTTAGAGATTATGTAACCCCAACTGTGAAATGGCTTACACTGATCGGCGATATTTCCACTCAATTTGCCCCAGCTCCGTCTGGTATTGTATGGTCAGCCATAAAAGTCCTTCTACAA GTACCAGTAGCGGGAATGGGAGAGACTGCTGCTATCTTAGCATCTACCGCAAGAGTCCTCAGCATACTTAGGCGCGGAAAAGTGTATGAGATTGTATTCACAAAAGACAATACTGCTCCTGAGTTGTTGCAGAATTTGGTCGATGGACTTGTTGCGCTATATGCTAAATCTTTAGACTTGCTTGCGTATACGGCTCGACATCTAAAGAATCAATATCGTCAAATCCTTGAATGGATTTCGAATCCCGGTCAGGCTACGTCTCTCATCATTGAGTTGACACAATGCGAAACAGCTCTAGATAGGGCAGTTGAATGCTGTGAGGTGGCACGCGGTGCTAATGCAGATGAGGCACATACAGAACTCCTCTTAAATCTTCATCACTCTGTTGATCAAATCGATAACAGGATGCGTCGACTTTTTGATGAGTTGGAAATCCGAGAGATGCTTGAAGCCCTTGACTATTTTAGCGATGTTAAATTCGGGGAACAGCACCAGAAGAAAGTTGAATCGCGAACTCCGGGAACAGGCACGTGGCTTCTAGCTCACCCCAAGTTCAAAACATGGGATGAGGCCGATGAATCAAGTATATTGTGGTTACAAGGTACCG TGGGTGTGGGGAAATCGTTTCTCGCATCTACTGTTATTGATCAGTTTCTCAGCAATGGTGCGGTATCGCATAGTTCCAATCGGAAGAATAATCAAGGATTTGCTTATTTCTACTGCGAACGAGGCTCTAGTAATCTAAGTGAGCCTATCAGCGTACTTCGCAGTTATGTTCGACAGCTCTCTATAGTTCCTTGTTATCCAAAATGCATGCAAAAGGAACTCGTTGAGCTTTATCGAGAGAGCCGGAAACAAGGAGCTAAGCTGAGCACAAATGTCTGCAAAGATCAAATATTTGCATCGGCCAACCTTTATCCTAGGACAACGCTCGTCCTAGATGGCTTGGACGAATGTAATGCAAGCGAGAGAGGGGCGCTTATCAAGACCTTGGCCGAATTAATACAGCATGCGAAGAATCCCGTCAAACTTTTCATTTCAAGCCGTCGAGAACAAGATATTGCGAAGCAACTCGAACTTTCTCCTATCATCGAAATTAATGCTCATGATAACAAGGAGGACATACGAAAGTTTGTTGACGAAAGAATTGAAAGAATAGAGGAGACTGGGAAATGGATCTCCGTTTCTCAGGATCTTAAAAACAAAATTAAGGACACTATTTGTGCCAAGAGTGATGGAAT GTTCAGATGGACCTTTCTACAAATGGATCAACTTTCGAAGCTTCGCCAAGCAAAACAGCTTGAAGAACGACTTGGCAAACTCCCTAAAACTTTAAATGCCGCTTATCAAGAAGTTTTTGAACTGAtagaggaagatggcggaGGGGAAATTTTAGAGCGTGCCGTCAAATGGGTTATGTGCGCCGAAGATCCTCTAACGACTGACGAAATTCTCGACGCTGTTCGACTTTCTCCGAGCGGTGATGGAGCTACCCTTTGTGTGGATCCCATAATTGCCGAAGAGACGCTCTTAGACATCTGTGGCCACTTGATTGTTAAGGATTCCCGTTCGAAGAGATGGAAGTTTCCCCATTCATCGGTAATTGAGTATATCGAAGAAGTGCATCAATGGAGCCTTCAGCAAGCCCATTCATTCGTTGCAAGGATCTGTCTTTTATATCTAATCGATGACGACAGCGTacaaaagatgaaaaataGGAAAACTGCCGGTTTCTTCCCCAGAGCAAACGGTGTTCAGTACTACATGGAGACAAGCTGGTTCATACATGTTTTAGCAGTTGAGAAACTGGAACTACACGAATTTGAGGTATCAAAACTTCTGAAGATATTTTTGGAAATCGACAAATCTTCTCAAAAGAGTAGTCAGCACTACCAGTACTGGGTCGACTTTTTCCTCGTCTGGAGTAGACGTGAAGGCTTGCGGTTGCCGAATCGCAGATATCAGAAGTTCCTCCCCATTGAAAACTTCTACCCTGCTAAAGACCGCATATTTGGGATATGCATTTTCGGCTTCTATCATCTCTTGCAAGACTACTGGAAGTCCGGCATAGACGTTTTGCCAGTCAATAGGAGAGGTATGGATTTACTTTCAATCGCCGCATATTATGGTCATCTGAAAATCTGTGAGAAACTCATAGAGCTTGGATTAGATGTGAATAGGCAGTTCAATGGCCATCCAGATGACTCTAGCGCATTGACAGTTGTTGTGGAAAAGGGAAGTGTGGACATGGTGAGATATCTCATCAGTCAAGGGGCAGACCCAAATCTTCCTCTGAATGGCCCTTCCGCTCTATGCGCTAGCATATCTAGACGGTATGGGAATAACTCGAAATGTACTGAGCTTTTGTTGGATGCTAAAGCAGATCCTAACCATGGATGCGGCCCACAATGCAAATTTACCTATCCTTTGGAAACTGCCGCTTACAAAGACAACATCGAGACGGCAAAGCTCCTGCTCAGAAAAGGAGCAAACGTGAACCTCGAGAGTGAAATCGGAGATTATGGTACCGCCctggtagcagcagcgcaaCAAGGCAACGGAGAAATTTGCCAGTTACTGATGGAACACGGGGCAGACGTTAACGCCCCCTTGAAAGCCGGCAAATACGGCAGCGCcttggctgcagcagcatcggaGGGCTACCACAAGATTTGCCAGCTTTTAATTGACCATGGCGCGGATATCAATGCCCCATTATATGGAGACTATCAGAGTGCACTTGCAGCAGcgagagatggaggcaaaaTCGCACGGCCAGTATGCAAATTATTAATAAGCCTTGGGGCAAAAGACAATGTGTACTGGCACCAATTACGATACATTGTCCAAAACCCGAATAGGCCGTCTGCCCAGGATGCCGCGCTTGAGCGTTTCACATATGACGGCCTACCAATTGGAGAAGACTTAAGCCCTAACAGATCCAGTGATAGTACTATAGACAGCCTTGATCTGTTCAAAGTGCGAGATAAATTTTAG